Genomic segment of Mycolicibacterium sarraceniae:
GGGTGCCCCGGATAGTCGACTGAGGAGATGCCATGTCCCGCAATGCCGGAGATCGATACGAATGCACAGTCTGTGGGTCGGTGCTGGTCTACGAGAAGCCATGCCCCTGTACCTCGCCCACCGAGCATGCTGAAATGTGCTGCGATCAGCCGATGGTCAGTTCGGGGTAGGGCTTTACCAGACCCGGAATTCCACACCCGTGACGACCGCGTCGGTCTGTCCGAAGCGGACGGTGATTCGCAGCGTCCACAACCCGGGCCGAGGTGTGCTCGCGTACGTGCTCACCCAATCATTCTCGTGGCGTGCGAAGTCGATTGGCAGAGAAGGGATCTCAGCCTCATGGCTGGACAAGTTTCCGGTCACGGAGAGAGACGGGACCGGTCGGCCTGACGCATCGAGCACCGTTACGTGGACGGTTGTCGGTCCGCGCCGAGTCGAGGCGATGTCGACGACAACATGCCTGCTGTCGTCCAGCGGCGCCTCTAGCGTCACAGCAGGTCCGTACGTCGTCCGCGCAGGCGGCAGCGAGATCAGAACTGTCGTGACGACCAGCACCACCAATCCGATCGCGGCTTCCATCGGAACGGTCCGGCGTAACTGTTGCGGGTTGAGTCGGCGACGCGCCAGGTACGCAAGTATGAGCATCACGCCCACCGCTGTGACCTTGACGCACAACGTCTGTCCGTACCCGGTTGTCCATAACGCTTGTACCGGGGCGATCTGTCGCCAGGCTTGATAGGCGCCCGTGGCAATCAACACCCCGACACAGGTGAGCGCGATCACCGACCAGCGACGCAGGTTGTCGGTGTGTCGAGAAGGTAAGACGATCGCGCACAACGCCATCAGACCGCCCAACCACACGGTCATCGCACTGACGTGCGCTGCGGTCACCAGCGTCGCTAATGCTGCATCAGCCCCCACCCCGGCATGGCCATCGACGGCTATCGACACCGACAACGCCACCCCCAGCGCGGCGATGAGCCCTGTTAATCGCCGGGAACCGTTGAACAGCCGGGGGAGGAACACCACCACCAACGCTGTGAGGACGATGCGGGCTAAGGCCACGATCTCCTGACGGCTGGGCGCCGCCGTTGCTGGGTCCTGGGTGGCGGTGAGGACCATCTCGCCCAGGCTCGCCAGAATCAGTAGCGTCAGCCCGACCGCGGACAGTGTGCGGGTTCTTCGCACGTTCAACGTCCACGGCCACAGGGCGGCACAGGCCAGTGCAACGCCGACAGCGAGAACGAGTCCGATGAACTGGGCGCCGCGGAGCAGTCCGGCCGCGACGTCGGCGGCCCGGTTCTCCTGCCCGGTGAGTCCTGCGGGGCTGGCACGGGCATCGCGGCCGACGCCGAACGAGATTGACCCCGCCACCTCGTGGGTGTCTGCGGAGATGACCTCCCAGGTCGCGGTGTAACTGCCGTCGGGAAGGTCAGCCCGCAGGGGCAGGGTGATCGTCACGCCGTCAGCCGCGACGGACGGGCCGGTGTCCACCCTGATACCGGCGTCGGAGATCACCTGTATCCCGTTGGGCACCAGCCGGATCGGCTCATCGAACGTCAGTCGCACCTGTGCGGGCGGTGCGGTCAGCCGCGCGCCGTCGACCGGATCGCTGGAGACTAGCACCGCGTGGGCGGCCGCGGGGGCTGCGGCGAGCACGGTGAGCACCGGCACAGCCAGCGCCATACCGAGCAGCGCCGCGAGCCGCCGCAAGGTCAGGACGACCGGCGCCGCACGAGCACCAAATTCACGATGCCGAGCAGGACGGCGACGACAGCCACGACCAGCGCGGTGATGCCCGGCCACGCCGGGCTACCGCTCGTGGTGCTGGCTGCCGAAGCGCTGGGTGCTGCCGAAGCGACGGGTGTCGGCGTTGCAGCGGGTGCCCGGGTCGCCTCGTCGCCTCCCGCCGAAAGCATCAGCATCGGAGCCGGGTGCTCAGGCTCGGGCTGACCCATGGCCGCCTTCTCATCCCAATGGACAACCTTGCCGTCGCTGTAGGTCTGCACGGCGGGTAGCGAGATCATCGCTTCCTTGGGAAGCGGGCCCGCGGAGATGTTGAACATGTCGAACTGGTTGGGCGGGATTCCCGCCTGGGGATTCACTGCCTTCCACTCGACCGTCGAGATGTAGTCGGTGATCTCGTTGCCGTCGTCGTCTTTCTGCGGCGTCGTGAGCTTCTTCCTCGTCACCGTCGCCGTCCAGCCGGGCTTGGGCTGGGTGTCGACCGAGATGATCGGCTGGTCATCGGGCAAAGTCACCACGAGGTCCGTCGTCGACGCGGTGTCGGACTCGCTGGGAACACGAAACGTGAGCACCCCGTAGCCGCCTTGCGTCGCGTCGGTTCCCGAGACCTCCACGTGTGCCCATGCGGGCGCGGCGAGCGCAATACTGGCGACAGTCACCGCCGCGGCAGTAAGTGTTGTGCGCAGTGGTCTCTTCATCTCCGGAAGCCCTTTCGTCGGCGGCGTCGAGGTACGCCCACGCAGTCGGATCTGGCGAGCCCCGAGTTCCCGGCTTTACCTGCCAATATGCTGTGAATCGGGGTTGCGCCGGCGTTGACCGCGCACGTGAACGGAATCCACCGGGAACCAGGGACGGCCGGTTGCCGACTAAAGGCCCGTGAGTAACCCGTTGTTCGGTAGGTCAGGTTCCGCATGGGCGTGCTCATGACAGTGGGCAACGGTGCCGCCCCGGGTGTGATCGCCCGCGTCGATGTCGATGTGGTCAGCCGCTTCAGAACGTGCTGCAGGGCGCTGGGCCTGCAGGTGCGCGATCGTCGGCGGCCCGCGGATCTGGCTGCCGCCCGAATCGGATTCTCTGCGCTGACAAGGCTTGCCCAAGACCAATGCGACGCATGGGCCGGCTTGGCCGCTGCCGGCGACACCTCTGCGTCGGTGATCGAAGCGATCGCAGCCACCCGCGGCTCCGCCGGTGTACTGGCACGCATGATCGAACTGGAACCTGGCGCATTGGGTTTCACCTACGACACTGGGCTGTATTTGCAATTCCGGGCCACGGGCCCCGACGATTTCGAGCTGGCCCACGCGGCCACGCTCGCGACCACTGGGCGATTCGGTGAGGCCGATGCGATCGTTGCCGACGTC
This window contains:
- a CDS encoding copper resistance CopC/CopD family protein, whose amino-acid sequence is MRRLAALLGMALAVPVLTVLAAAPAAAHAVLVSSDPVDGARLTAPPAQVRLTFDEPIRLVPNGIQVISDAGIRVDTGPSVAADGVTITLPLRADLPDGSYTATWEVISADTHEVAGSISFGVGRDARASPAGLTGQENRAADVAAGLLRGAQFIGLVLAVGVALACAALWPWTLNVRRTRTLSAVGLTLLILASLGEMVLTATQDPATAAPSRQEIVALARIVLTALVVVFLPRLFNGSRRLTGLIAALGVALSVSIAVDGHAGVGADAALATLVTAAHVSAMTVWLGGLMALCAIVLPSRHTDNLRRWSVIALTCVGVLIATGAYQAWRQIAPVQALWTTGYGQTLCVKVTAVGVMLILAYLARRRLNPQQLRRTVPMEAAIGLVVLVVTTVLISLPPARTTYGPAVTLEAPLDDSRHVVVDIASTRRGPTTVHVTVLDASGRPVPSLSVTGNLSSHEAEIPSLPIDFARHENDWVSTYASTPRPGLWTLRITVRFGQTDAVVTGVEFRVW
- a CDS encoding YcnI family copper-binding membrane protein; the protein is MKRPLRTTLTAAAVTVASIALAAPAWAHVEVSGTDATQGGYGVLTFRVPSESDTASTTDLVVTLPDDQPIISVDTQPKPGWTATVTRKKLTTPQKDDDGNEITDYISTVEWKAVNPQAGIPPNQFDMFNISAGPLPKEAMISLPAVQTYSDGKVVHWDEKAAMGQPEPEHPAPMLMLSAGGDEATRAPAATPTPVASAAPSASAASTTSGSPAWPGITALVVAVVAVLLGIVNLVLVRRRSS